The following coding sequences lie in one Oryza brachyantha chromosome 10, ObraRS2, whole genome shotgun sequence genomic window:
- the LOC102713493 gene encoding uncharacterized protein LOC102713493, translating into MMKTTISSSASPICSASKPLPLARGFPSIPPVNSSMAATGWLRRAAAAEGVALPTRVPCGLAAAIPTPPPAALVPMAPALALPSHGAAMELMAVPKKKVSKYKKGLRNGPKALKPVPVIVRCRCCGRVKLPHFYCCSGERGNLGLRARSILQTMRS; encoded by the exons ATGATGAAAACCACA ATCAGCTCGTCAGCCTCCCCGATCTGTTCAGCCTCAAAACCGCTTCCACTCGCCCGAGGTTTTCCTTCAATTCCCCCTGTGAATTCatccatggcggcgacgggctggctccggcgagcggcggcggcggagggggttGCTCTCCCAACACGCGTCCCGTGCGGATTAGCCGCCGCAATCCCGACGCCTCCACCCGCCGCGCTGGTCCCCATGGCTCCTGCCCTCGCGCTCCCCTCCCACGGCGCCGCCATGGAGCTCATGGCTGTTCCTAAGAAGAAG GTTTCAAAGTACAAGAAGGGCCTGAGGAATGGGCCAAAAGCCTTGAAGCCTGTTCCTGTGATCGTCCGCTGCAG GTGTTGTGGCCGGGTGAAGCTGCCACACTTCTACTGCTGCAGCGGTGAAAGAGGGAACCTGGGTCTGAGAGCTCGTAGTATTCTTCAGACCATGAGAAGTTGA
- the LOC102708652 gene encoding 2-hydroxy-palmitic acid dioxygenase mpo1-like — MARLRRALDLERHYAFYAAYHSHPANVLVHVACVWPILLTAMLPLRYAPPLPLLRFYCPLCRQYLPVQLGFPVAVALGAFYALMDRRAGSAAALLCVAGWGAGNLLADAAGLWTLVDAWRPLLTAQALLWSAQFFAHAFFEKRRPALVDSPVQAVVTAPLFVFLEVLHRLFGYEPTPGFYKRVQARVSAMHNGPSPAPEEEKKERTSKAAAQ, encoded by the exons atggcgcggctgcggcgggcgcTGGACCTGGAGCGGCACTACGCGTTCTACGCGGCGTACCACTCCCACCCGGCGAACGTGCTCGTCCACGTGGCGTGCGTCTGGCCCATCCTCCTCACGGCGATGCTCCCGCTCCGCtacgcgccgccgctgccgctgctccggTTCTACTGCCCGCTCTGCCGCCAGTACCTCCCCGTCCAGCTCGGtttccccgtcgccgtcgcgctcggcGCCTTCTACGCGCTCATGGACCGCCGCGcgggctccgccgccgcgctgctctgCGTCGCCGGGTGGGGCGCTGGcaacctcctcgccgacgccgcggggCTCTGGACGCTCGTCGACGCCTGGAGGCCGCTGCTCACCGCGCAGGCCCTCCTCTGGTCCGCCCAGTTCTTCGCCCACGCCTTCTTCGAG aagcggcggccggcgcttGTGGACAGCCCGGTGCaggcggtggtgacggcgcCGTTGTTCGTCTTCCTCGAG GTGCTGCACAGGCTGTTCGGGTACGAGCCGACGCCGGGGTTCTACAAGCGCGTCCAGGCGAGGGTGTCGGCGATGCACAACggcccgtcgccggcgccggaggaggagaagaaggagaggacgagcaaggcggcggcgcagtag
- the LOC102713212 gene encoding pectinesterase 31 has product MAQQQPRRVLRVAPPGRGGARAEAEGEAVFPTVQAAVDAVPLGNAVRTVIRLAPGVYREPVYVAKTRNLVTLAGTSPESTVITWDNTATRIKHAQSSRVIGTGTFGCGTVIVEGEDFIAENVTFENSAPQGSGQAVALRVTADRCAFYNCRFLGWQDTLYLHYGKQYLRDCYIEGNCDFIFGNSIALLEHCHIHCKSVGYITAHSRKSSSETTGYVFLRCIITGNGDAGYMFLGRPWGPFGRVVFAHTFMDRCIKPAGWHNWDRSENERTACFFEYRCSGPGSRPSNRVSWCRQLLDVEVENFLAHTFIDPDLDRPWLLQMMAIKIPASA; this is encoded by the exons AtggcgcagcagcagccgcggcGCGTGCTCCGggtggcgccgccggggcgaggaggggcgcgtgcggaggcggagggggaggcggtgtTCCCGACGGTgcaggcggcggtggacgcgGTGCCGCTCGGGAACGCGGTGCGGACGGTGATCCGCCTGGCGCCCGGGGTGTACAGGGAGCCCGTCTACGTCGCCAAGACGCGGAACCTCGTCACCCTCGCCGGGACCTCCCCCGAGTCCACCGTCATCACCTGGGACAACACCGCCACCCGCATCAAGCACGCCCAG TCGTCCAGGGTTATTGGGACAGGAACGTTTGGATGTGGAACAGTTATCGTCGAGGGGGAAGATTTTATTGCAGAGAATGTCACATTCGAGAACTCAGCACCCCAG GGGTCTGGGCAGGCAGTTGCACTCCGAGTAACAGCAGATAGGTGCGCCTTCTACAATTGCAGGTTCCTTGGTTGGCAA GACACATTATATTTGCACTATGGGAAACAATACTTAAGAGATTGTTACATCGAAGGTAATTGTGACTTCATCTTCGGTAACTCTATCGCCCTGTTGGAACATTGCCATATTCACTGCAAATCAGTGGGATATATTACTGCTCACAGCCGGAAATCATCATCAGAAACTACTGGCTATGTGTTCTTGAG GTGTATTATAACTGGAAATGGAGATGCCGGATATATGTTCCTGGGTCGGCCATGGGGACCGTTTGGGAGGGTTGTCTTTGCACACACTTTTATGGATCGCTGCATCAAGCCTGCTGGGTGGCATAATTGGGACAGATCTGAGAATGAACGAACTGCATGCTTTTTTGAGTACAG GTGCTCAGGGCCAGGTTCCCGCCCATCAAACAGAGTGTCTTGGTGTAGACAATTGCTTGATGTTGAAGTGGAGAATTTCCTTGCACATACTTTCATTGATCCAGACCTTGATAGGCCTTGGCTACTACAGATGATGGCGATAAAAATTCCAGCCTCAGCATAG